The following proteins come from a genomic window of Actinacidiphila yeochonensis CN732:
- the lpdA gene encoding dihydrolipoyl dehydrogenase produces MANDASTVFDLVILGGGSGGYAAALRAAQLGLDVALIEKNKLGGTCLHQGCIPTKALLHAGEIADQARESEQFGVRATFEGIDIAAVHKYKDDVISGLYKGLQGLVASRKVTYIEGEGRLSSPTSVDVNGQRVQGRHVLLATGSVPRSLPGLTIDGNRIISSDHALVLDRVPQSAIILGGGVIGVEFASAWKSFGTDVTIVEGLPHLVPVEDENSSKLLERAFRKRGIKFNLGTFFQGAEYTDSGVRVTLADGKTFEAEVLLVAIGRGPVSQGLGYEEQGVAMDRGYVLVDEQMRTNVPTISAVGDLVPTLQLAHVGFAEGILVAERLAGLKPVPIDYDGVPRVTYCHPEVASMGLSEAKAKEVYGSDKVVTLKYNLAGNGKSKILKTQGEVKLVQVRDGAVVGIHMVGDRMGEQVGEAQLIYNWEALPAEVAQLIHAHPTQSEALGEAHLALAGKPLHSHD; encoded by the coding sequence GTGGCGAACGACGCCAGCACCGTTTTCGACCTAGTGATCCTCGGCGGTGGCAGCGGTGGCTACGCGGCCGCTCTGCGTGCCGCGCAGCTGGGACTGGACGTCGCCCTGATCGAGAAGAACAAGCTCGGGGGCACCTGTCTGCACCAGGGATGCATTCCCACCAAGGCGCTGCTGCACGCCGGCGAGATCGCCGACCAGGCTCGTGAGAGCGAGCAGTTCGGTGTGCGTGCCACCTTCGAGGGCATCGACATCGCGGCCGTCCACAAGTACAAGGACGACGTGATCTCCGGCCTGTACAAGGGCCTGCAGGGCCTGGTGGCCTCCCGCAAGGTCACCTACATCGAGGGCGAGGGCCGGCTGTCCTCCCCCACCTCGGTGGACGTCAACGGGCAGCGCGTCCAGGGCCGGCACGTGCTGCTGGCCACCGGCTCCGTGCCGCGCTCGCTGCCGGGCCTGACCATCGACGGCAACCGGATCATCTCCTCGGACCACGCGCTGGTCCTGGACCGCGTTCCGCAGTCCGCGATCATCCTGGGCGGCGGCGTCATCGGCGTCGAGTTCGCCTCGGCGTGGAAGTCCTTCGGTACCGACGTCACCATCGTCGAGGGCCTGCCCCACCTGGTGCCGGTCGAGGACGAGAACAGCTCCAAGCTGCTGGAGCGGGCCTTCCGCAAGCGCGGCATCAAGTTCAACCTCGGCACGTTCTTCCAGGGCGCCGAGTACACCGACTCCGGCGTGCGGGTCACGCTGGCGGACGGCAAGACCTTCGAGGCGGAGGTGCTGCTGGTCGCGATCGGCCGCGGCCCGGTCTCGCAGGGCCTCGGCTACGAGGAGCAGGGCGTCGCGATGGACCGCGGCTACGTCCTCGTCGACGAGCAGATGCGCACCAACGTGCCGACGATCTCCGCGGTCGGCGACCTGGTGCCCACCCTCCAGCTGGCCCACGTCGGCTTCGCCGAGGGCATCCTCGTCGCCGAGCGGCTGGCCGGCCTCAAGCCGGTGCCGATCGACTACGACGGCGTGCCGCGGGTGACGTACTGCCACCCCGAGGTGGCCTCGATGGGGCTGAGCGAGGCGAAGGCCAAGGAGGTCTACGGCTCGGACAAGGTGGTCACGCTCAAGTACAACCTGGCCGGCAACGGCAAGAGCAAGATCCTCAAGACCCAGGGCGAGGTCAAGCTGGTCCAGGTCCGCGACGGCGCGGTCGTCGGCATCCACATGGTGGGTGACCGGATGGGCGAGCAGGTCGGCGAGGCCCAGCTGATCTACAACTGGGAGGCGCTGCCGGCCGAGGTCGCGCAGCTGATCCACGCCCACCCCACGCAGAGTGAGGCCCTCGGGGAGGCCCACCTCGCGCTCGCGGGCAAGCCGCTGCACTCGCACGACTGA
- a CDS encoding PIN domain nuclease, which translates to MSASQFLIDTSALARLLRGDGEKYGWDRAAEAGLISTCPITELEFFYSARSAEDRARGIEDMRMLFGWVPVDDRAYDRALRIQELLTRKGQHRSAGAVDLVVAATAELRGLTLLHRDRDFECVAAFTGQPLQWYGPDAER; encoded by the coding sequence GTGAGTGCGTCGCAGTTCCTGATCGACACCAGCGCTCTGGCCCGTCTCCTCCGGGGAGACGGCGAGAAGTACGGCTGGGACCGCGCCGCCGAGGCGGGGCTCATCTCGACCTGCCCCATCACCGAGCTGGAGTTCTTCTACAGCGCACGGTCGGCCGAGGACCGCGCCCGGGGCATCGAGGACATGCGGATGCTCTTCGGTTGGGTCCCGGTTGACGACCGGGCCTACGACCGGGCCTTGCGCATCCAGGAACTACTGACCCGCAAGGGGCAGCACCGCAGTGCCGGAGCCGTGGACCTGGTGGTGGCGGCGACCGCGGAGCTCCGAGGGCTGACCCTCCTGCACCGCGACCGCGATTTCGAGTGCGTCGCGGCCTTCACCGGGCAGCCCCTCCAGTGGTACGGCCCGGACGCGGAGCGGTAG
- a CDS encoding leucyl aminopeptidase, which yields MTGLTLSSSSAAALRADAVVVGVAKGPKGPRLAPGAESVDDAFGGKLAAVLDTLGATGAEGEAVKVPAPSGVKAALVLAVGLGEAPEDDVYDAEALRRAAGVAARTLSGVKKAAFALPVGTAEQVEAVGTGAVLGAYTFTAFRTERSDSGRKPLGEAALVGAKARDKAVKAALERALTVAEEMNRARDLINTPSNELTPSLFAAQVQAAAKQYGLKVEVLDEKALAKGGYGGLIGVGRGSATPPRLVRVAYTHSKTARTLAFVGKGITYDSGGISLKPAGHNETMKCDMSGAAAVFAAVVAAARLGLQVNVTGWLALAENMPGGDATRPGDVLRMYGGRTVEVLNTDAEGRLVLADAITRASEESPDAIVDVATLTGAMVLALGTERFGIMANDDDFRAEVHATALAEGEDSWPMPLPQQLRKSFDSSVADIANMGVRMGGGLIAGLFLREFVGEGITWAHLDIAGPAFYEGTPYGYTPKGGTGSAVRTLVALARRTAEGELFAR from the coding sequence GTGACTGGTCTGACACTCAGCTCTTCCTCCGCCGCAGCGTTGCGGGCGGACGCCGTCGTCGTCGGCGTGGCCAAGGGGCCGAAGGGCCCGCGCCTCGCGCCCGGCGCGGAAAGCGTGGACGACGCGTTCGGCGGAAAGCTCGCGGCCGTCCTGGACACCCTGGGGGCGACCGGCGCCGAGGGCGAGGCCGTCAAGGTGCCCGCGCCCAGCGGCGTGAAGGCCGCTCTCGTGCTGGCGGTCGGGCTCGGCGAAGCCCCCGAGGACGACGTCTACGACGCCGAGGCGCTGCGTCGTGCCGCGGGCGTCGCCGCGCGCACCCTGTCCGGGGTGAAGAAGGCCGCCTTCGCGCTGCCGGTCGGCACCGCCGAGCAGGTGGAGGCGGTGGGCACCGGCGCGGTGCTGGGCGCCTACACGTTCACCGCCTTCCGCACCGAGCGCAGCGACTCGGGCAGGAAGCCGCTGGGCGAGGCCGCGCTGGTGGGCGCCAAGGCGCGCGACAAGGCCGTCAAGGCCGCCCTGGAGCGGGCGCTGACCGTGGCCGAGGAGATGAACCGGGCCCGCGACCTGATCAACACCCCGTCGAACGAGCTGACCCCGTCGCTGTTCGCCGCCCAGGTGCAGGCCGCGGCCAAGCAGTACGGCCTGAAGGTCGAGGTGCTGGACGAGAAGGCGCTGGCCAAGGGCGGCTACGGCGGCCTGATCGGCGTCGGCCGGGGCTCGGCCACGCCGCCGCGGCTGGTGCGGGTGGCCTACACGCACAGCAAGACCGCGCGCACCCTGGCGTTCGTCGGCAAGGGCATCACCTACGACTCGGGCGGCATCTCGCTGAAGCCGGCCGGCCACAACGAGACGATGAAGTGCGACATGAGCGGCGCCGCCGCCGTGTTCGCGGCCGTCGTCGCGGCGGCCCGGCTGGGCCTTCAGGTGAACGTCACCGGCTGGCTGGCGCTGGCCGAGAACATGCCCGGCGGCGACGCCACCCGCCCGGGTGACGTGCTGCGGATGTACGGCGGCCGGACGGTGGAGGTGCTCAACACCGACGCCGAGGGCCGGCTGGTGCTGGCCGACGCGATCACCCGCGCCTCCGAGGAGTCCCCGGACGCGATCGTGGACGTGGCCACGCTGACCGGCGCGATGGTGCTGGCGCTGGGCACCGAGCGGTTCGGCATCATGGCCAACGACGACGACTTCCGCGCCGAGGTGCACGCCACCGCGCTGGCCGAGGGCGAGGACTCCTGGCCGATGCCGCTGCCGCAGCAGCTGCGCAAGTCGTTCGACTCGTCGGTGGCCGACATCGCGAACATGGGCGTGCGGATGGGCGGCGGCCTGATCGCCGGCCTGTTCCTGCGCGAGTTCGTCGGCGAGGGCATCACCTGGGCGCACCTGGACATCGCCGGCCCGGCCTTCTACGAGGGCACCCCGTACGGCTACACCCCCAAGGGCGGCACCGGCTCGGCCGTGCGCACCCTGGTGGCGCTGGCCCGCCGGACCGCCGAGGGCGAGCTGTTCGCCCGCTGA
- a CDS encoding type II toxin-antitoxin system VapB family antitoxin: MSRTVIDLDDGLLADVAQALGTNTKKDTVNTALREVLDNRRRALALARLRSAAGQGGFDLDLFEDKRNYRR; the protein is encoded by the coding sequence ATGAGCCGAACGGTGATCGACCTCGACGACGGGTTGCTGGCCGACGTCGCACAGGCCCTAGGAACGAACACCAAGAAGGACACGGTCAACACGGCCCTCCGCGAGGTTCTGGACAACCGCAGGCGCGCCCTGGCGCTGGCCCGGCTCCGTTCAGCGGCCGGTCAGGGCGGCTTCGACCTCGACCTCTTCGAAGACAAGAGGAACTACCGCCGGTGA